A single Anopheles funestus chromosome 2RL, idAnoFuneDA-416_04, whole genome shotgun sequence DNA region contains:
- the LOC125765383 gene encoding serine-rich adhesin for platelets-like isoform X1, producing MDESGSSSNDHGHHPIGNGGDASAYAYKNEISLSIGDDDQNSRTNSTAVPTPSPRHIEVPIGTSPEGETNEYAALNRSSGSGGSPRGGKSNGLDNPGFEPEHDKRPLSSFGHTAGKDEKSLGVVSINGKTVGEKPLAEAVNLELLNMSSKPANGHHQNGTNGASALPVKKDTEVDLGDPYDEYFVPVNEHRKFMSVSFQKSRHGPVGHPVYGRHGRGVDYTGHSVNEPAPGTMDYKQWTKITRGEKLYVTKDKREKKRKNWPFWLLGLAVLLGVIVVAILAGSGVIFNDSPTPVESRQFGDKVATAGVFGGGKSRPGNASSSSTSSTTSTSSEYPTTPSPPSSTLPPVPPATEEITVYVPNTLEGQITLANVEFLDDYRNPNSSAYKTLAMELEEELKDTLSTPDARGPIYVKILNMKPGSVVVDYRVSWEPNTMELSEDTMKHRLNSFLQQNGNYLSTYIVPTNTIRVARLPDVCVMRSSGKNCEYGCTFDPKVGDFMCTCPKGMLLNDEDGRTCYTPVPAFNGGEEEPKSEPEPASEPASEPEPESEPEPASEPEPESEPASEPEPEPASEPEPEPASEPEPTSEPEPASEPSGKPVPVSEPEPASEPEPASEPEPSSEPEPASEPEPASEPEPSSEPEPASEPEPTSEPEPSSEPEAVSKPEPEPEPKSEPEPTSEPEPSSEPETSSSNTYTKAPSSDHSAKLIISTEASTTETEPKSEPEPTSEPEPSSEPEPSSEPEPTSEPEPSSEPEPTSEPEPAVEPEPSSEPEPSSEPEPTSEPEPASEPEPTSSSDAVEKSTASDKLLRQTIQSTTERDTAFTVTTTISYQSSSPSSSSTTDDSQLPDFMFVDKDSMVKHSSTIESTTPNVVVVSVTEQSGTEDPPAPVTETIVDDTPMPSTSSFFVTPKVTTASTPKASTTVNGFEGRSLSSNDTAENTVYATSSPISLEQWRSSTSFATSTEAFGRDSERQDETNPFLPGIETASNRNAAASYAVTETVVEAETSAPILAAHNESPFLPETENNASLVKILHEGLDRHEGYEIENQPQFLDVVPLSKESDRNEYKKQLNSHVTETIYITTTIRSPVPVTTESLEELLSVASSRNIVEQTTNSGEEMVTSTERDAEEPTTMMEHTKEAMKESNSTTGLSSENSTVSRAASDAESSSTTEQMVRSVTEAVLNDSTEMVQTTTNSEEEPLATTTLEVERATLMENIDSTTKAQNKTDETTAGSSSSTTTTTSTSTTPSTTSTTTTMSTLPLVVTEALERITAIEKDLISLKENDLADDNNIFGNDLSVIPLNWKKDSTTTAGPDSGSIPVSSAEPNNPATLIPTTTTGHFLDETTFHLIRSERSNETSLIGSRFSEEEQTSTFPASPVTPTTENKQIETLLERAASAASSMFTKCAVGQFECINGTSIKDGSSCIQKSERCDSVSHCSDNSDEQDCERLGCPGHFQCQDGVCLARQHVCDGIAHCHDSSDEQDCGEWLCNFDELSCNPATGNGPCLPALWKCDGLEQCANGFDESNCPDTCTNDEYFCAGQRKCIPEAWRCDGSVDCSDGEDERLCDCPLDSFKCNTGGCVRGAYVCDGHPQCPDQSDEWHCYQLDRDDGTLRVKRNSSDALAVCGDGWNGMLADQVCAELGFAGASKILFGKVATGNGSLVNSMYRVTEKNRLEFEPIHSMECNQGLKLYCEEYRCGRESIQQTLEQRIAGGETSDPNQWPSLALAFTNNAAIKCTANIVSPRWALASYTCIMGKTEFVNNRNVGDMSWKLFAGSPQFNASLEDVTLHTANASYQIVDVKRVVPYPQSKYKQFMYTGDVALLELSTPLKLNEMVGSVCLTDGANIDWEQLCLTAGWGSDLENTATTEQYLKYLPVPTVSTERCNSSMHYNGALPENAICAGYLNSNKTTCYNDEGAPLMCYLDGSGQWQLEGILSYHGNCGKRPHPAIYNSITSNISTWIRNTVGNDLMFERVTSSGTVGAGLGSTTTGASTVASTVSSTDFSTTTATAISGLSEERTIASNSTASASASNDR from the exons ATGGACGAGTCCGGTTCGTCCAGCAATGATCATGGGCACCACCCGATCGGCAACGGAGGTGATGCTAGTGCCTATGCCTACAAGAACGAAATATCCCTCTCGATTGGCGACGATGATCAGAACTCGCGTACGAACAGTACTGCCGTTCCAACGCCCTCGCCGCGCCACATCGAAGTACCGATCGGGACCAGTCCGGAAGGGGAAACGAACGAGTACGCTGCACTAAACCGTAGCAGCGGTTCCGGCGGATCACCTCGAGGCGGTAAATCGAACGGATTGGACAATCCGGGCTTTGAACCGGAGCACGACAAACGGCCACTCAGCTCGTTCGGCCATACGGCGGGCAAGGACGAAAAGTCACTCGGCGTGGTATCGATCAATGGAAAGACGGTGGGTGAAAAGCCACTCGCCGAGGCAGTCAATCTGGAGCTGCTGAACATGTCCTCGAAGCCTGCAAACGGGCATCATCAGAATGGGACGAACGGTGCCAGTGCGCTACCGGTCAAGAAGGATACCGAGGTGGATCTGGGCGATCCGTACGATGAGTACTTTGTGCCGGTGAACGAACACCGGAAGTTTATGAG TGTCTCCTTCCAAAAGTCACGCCACGGTCCGGTTGGTCATCCCGTGTACGGACGTCATGGCCGCGGTGTCGACTACACCGGGCACTCGGTAAATGAGCCCGCCCCCGGAACGATGGACTATAAACAGTGGACCAAAATCACGAG GGGTGAAAAACTGTACGTCACAAAGGATAAGCGAGAGAAGAAACGGAAGAACTGGCCGTTTTGGTTGCTTGGTCTGGCGGTACTGCTGGGTGTGATCGTGGTAGCCATTCTTGCCGGATCCGGTGTCATCTTCAACGACAGTCCTACCCCAGTTGAGTCACGTCAGTTCGGTGACAAGGTGGCAACGGCCGGTGTATTCGGAGGAGGAAAGTCACGCCCGGGAAATGCAAGCAGCAGTAGCACATCGTCGACGACGAGTACTAGCAGCGAATATCCAACAACACCATCGCCACCAAGCTCTACCCTACCGCCGGTACCACCGGCGACCGAGGAGATCACCGTGTACGTACCGAACACACTCGAGGGACAGATCACACTGGCGAACGTCGAGTTCTTGGACGACTATCGCAATCCGAACAGTTCCGCCTACAAAACGCTAGCGATGGAGCTGGAGGAAGAACTGAAGGACACCCTCAGCACACCGGACGCACGTGGACCCATTTATGTCAAAATTCTTAACATGAA ACCTGGTTCCGTGGTGGTGGATTATCGTGTCAGCTGGGAACCGAACACGATGGAACTGTCCGAGGACACGATGAAGCACCGGTTGAACAGCTTTTTGCAGCAGAACGGAAACTATCTGTCCACCTACATCGTGCCGACGAATACGATCCGTGTTGCCCGACTGCCGGATGTTTGTGTCATGCGAAGCTCTGGAAAGAA TTGCGAATATGGCTGTACGTTTGATCCGAAAGTTGGCGATTTCATGTGTACCTGTCCGAAGGGAATGTTGTTGAATGATGAAGATGGACGCACGTGCTATACTCCAGTACCGGCGTTCAATGGTGGTGAGGAGGAACCAAAGAGCGAACCCGAGCCTGCAAGTGAGCCTGCAAGTGAACCAGAACCTGAAAGTGAACCTGAGCCTGCAAGTGAACCAGAACCTGAAAGTGAACCTGCTAGTGAACCAGAACCTGAGCCTGCTAGTGAACCAGAACCTGAGCCTGCGAGTGAACCGGAGCCAACTAGTGAACCGGAACCGGCTAGTGAGCCTTCTGGTAAACCTGTACCGGTTAGTGAGCCGGAGCCTGCGAGTGAGCCGGAGCCTGCAAGTGAACCGGAACCTTCAAGTGAACCAGAGCCTGCAAGTGAGCCGGAGCCTGCAAGTGAACCGGAACCTTCGAGTGAACCAGAGCCGGCAAGTGAGCCAGAGCCGACGAGTGAACCAGAACCGTCTAGTGAACCGGAAGCTGTTAGCAAACCGGAACCTGAACCGGAACCGAAAAGTGAACCGGAACCAACGAGTGAACCTGAACCTTCATCAGAACCAGAAACAAGTAGCTCGAATACGTATACAAAAGCACCCTCTAGTGATCATTCCGCCAAACTGATCATTTCTACTGAGGCATCTACCAcggaaaccgaaccgaaaagtGAACCGGAACCTACGTCAGAGCCCGAACCTTCAAGTGAGCCGGAACCATCGAGTGAACCAGAACCAACGAGCGAACCGGAACCGTCGAGTGAACCCGAACCGACTAGTGAGCCCGAACCAGCGGTAGAACCGGAACCAAGCAGTGAACCCGAACCATCAAGTGAACCTGAACCTACGAGCGAACCTGAACCTGCAAGTGAACCAGAACCTACATCAAGCAGCGATGCCGTAGAGAAATCGACAGCATCCGACAAGCTATTAAGGCAAACGATTCAATCCACTACGGAGCGTGACACAGCCTTCACGGTCACCACGACGATCAGTTACCAATCTtcatcaccatcgtcatcCTCAACGACGGATGATTCTCAGCTGCCCGACTTTATGTTCGTGGATAAGGATTCGATGGTGAAGCACTCGAGCACGATCGAAAGCACCACACCGAACGTAGTGGTAGTGTCGGTAACGGAACAATCCGGAACAGAGGATCCTCCCGCACCGGTCACGGAAACGATTGTAGACGACACTCCCATGCCATCCACGTCGAGCTTTTTCGTAACGCCAAAAGTAACGACCGCATCCACACCGAAAGCTTCTACGACGGTGAATGGATTCGAGGGACGTTCGTTGTCATCAAATGATACGGCTGAAAACACGGTGTACGCCACCTCCAGTCCAATTTCGCTCGAACAATGGCGATCGTCAACTAGCTTTGCCACTTCGACAGAAGCTTTCGGGCGTGATTCGGAACGACAGGACGAAACGAACCCATTCTTGCCAGGAATTGAAACGGCGAGCAATCGCAACGCTGCTGCATCGTACGCCGTAACGGAAACCGTGGTTGAAGCCGAAACAAGCGCACCCATTCTGGCCGCGCACAATGAGTCGCCATTCTTGCCGGAGACGGAGAACAACGCAAGTCTGGTGAAGATATTGCACGAAGGTCTCGATCGGCACGAGGGCTATGAAATCGAAAATCAACCACAGTTTTTGGATGTGGTTCCATTGTCGAAGGAGAGCGATAGGAACGAATATAAGAAGCAGTTGAACTCGCACGTAACAGAGACGATCTACATCACGACGACCATTCGCAGCCCGGTGCCAGTTACAACGGAATCTCTGGAGGAACTGCTGTCGGTTGCAAGCTCCAGGAACATTGTCGAACAGACTACGAATAGTGGAGAAGAGATGGTCACCAGTACGGAGCGCGATGCGGAAGAACCAACCACCATGATGGAACATACCAAGGAAGCTATGAAGGAATCAAATTCTACTACTGGTCTTTCCAGTGAGAACTCTACAGTGTCCCGAGCTGCATCGGACGCGGAATCTTCTTCGACTACGGAACAGATGGTTAGAAGTGTGACCGAAGCAGTACTGAATGACAGTACAGAAATGGTCCAAACGACGACAAACAGTGAAGAGGAACCACTTGCCACGACTACTCTCGAAGTGGAGCGAGCTACATTGATGGAGAACATCGATTCAACTACAAAAGCTCAGAATAAAACGGACGAAACCACTGCTGGAAGCAGTTCATCAACGACAACGACCACGTCGACGTCAACGACACCGAGCACTACAAGCACTACTACTACAATGTCAACACTTCCATTAGTAGTGACAGAGGCATTGGAACGCATTACGGCCATCGAGAAAGATCTGATCAGTCTGAAGGAGAATGATCTTGCGGACGATAACAATATATTCGGTAATGATCTAAGCGTTATACCGCTCAATTGGAAGAAAGATTCAACGACTACAGCAGGTCCGGATTCCGGATCGATTCCTGTCTCTTCCGCCGAACCCAACAACCCAGCTACCCTCATCCCAACCACGACGACCGGTCATTTTTTAGACGAAACGACGTTTCACTTGATTAGATCAGAGCGATCAAATGAAACGTCGTTAATCGGAAGTCGCTTTTCTGAGGAAGAACAGACTAGTACTTTCCCGGCATCGCCGGTCACCCCGACCACCgagaacaaacaaatcgaaacattACTCGAGCGAGCGGCTTCTGCTGCCAGCTCCATGTTCACCAAGTGCGCCGTAGGACAGTTCGAGTGTATCAACGGCACCTCGATCAAGGATGGAAGTTCGTGCATTCAGAAGTCCGAGCGATGCGATTCGGTGTCCCACTGTTCGGACAATTCCGATGAGCAGGATTGCGAGCGGCTCGGCTGTCCGGGACACTTCCAGTGTCAGGATGGGGTGTGTCTTGCACGGCAGCACGTATGCGATGGTATCGCGCACTGTCACGATAGTTCCGATGAGCAGGACTGTGGCGAGTGGTTGTGCAACTTTGACGAGCTGTCGTGTAATCCGGCCACCGGTAATGGGCCGTGCCTGCCGGCACTGTGGAAGTGTGACGGGCTGGAACAGTGTGCCAACGGGTTCGATGAAAGCAACTGCCCGGATACGTGCACGAACGATGAGTACTTCTGTGCCGGTCAACGTAAGTGCATCCCGGAGGCGTGGCGCTGCGACGGGTCCGTCGATTGCAGCGATGGCGAAGATGAACGGTTGTGCGATTGTCCGCTGGATAGCTTCAAGTGCAACACCGGTGGCTGTGTGCGAGGTGCGTACGTTTGCGACGGACATCCACAATGTCCGGATCAGTCAGACGAATGGCACTGTTACCAGCTGGACCGGGACGATGGCACGTTGCGCGTCAAGCGTAACTCATCGGACGCACTAGCCGTTTGTGGCGATGGGTGGAATGGTATGCTGGCGGATCAGGTGTGTGCTGAGTTGGGTTTCGCAGGAGCTAGCAAGATTCTGTTCGGCAAGGTAGCCACCGGCAATGGTTCACTGGTGAACAGTATGTACCGGGTGACGGAGAAGAACCGGCTGGAGTTTGAACCAATCCACTCAATGGAGTGCAATCAGGGTTTGAAGCTGTACTGCGAAGAATATC GTTGCGGTCGTGAGAGTATTCAACAGACGTTGGAGCAACGTATCGCAGGTGGTGAAACCTCGGACCCAAACCAATGGCCCAGTTTAGCGTTAGCCTTCACTAACAATGCTGCCATTAAGTGTACAGCCAACATAG TTTCTCCTCGTTGGGCACTGGCCAGCTACACCTGCATCATGGGCAAGACAGAATTCGTTAACAATCGTAACGTGGGTGACATGAGCTGGAAGCTGTTTGCAGGTAGTCCTCAGTTTAACGCCTCACTAGAAGATGTTACACTCCACACCGCGAACGCTTCTTACCAGATCGTGGATGTGAAGCGTGTTGTGCCGTATCCGCAG TCGAAGTACAAACAATTCATGTACACCGGTGATGTAGCACTATTGGAACTGTCCACACCGCTTAAGCTGAACGAAATGGTGGGTAGCGTTTGTCTGACAGACGGCGCCAACATTGACTGGGAGCAACTCTGCCTAACGGCTGGCTGGGGTTCAGATCTCGAGAATACGGCGACGACGGAACAGTACCTAAAATATTTGCCCGTACCGACGGTGTCCACGGAGCGCTGCAACTCCTCGATGCACTACAATGGTGCCCTGCCCGAAAACGCCATCTGTGCTGGGTAtctaaacagcaacaaaacaacatgctAC AATGATGAGGGTGCGCCACTGATGTGCTATCTGGACGGTTCTGGTCAGTGGCAGCTGGAAGGCATTCTCAGCTACCATGGGAACTGTGGCAAACGACCACATCCGGCCATCTACAATTCGATTACCTCAAACATTTCCACCTGGATTCGGAACACCGTTGGGAATGATCTTATGTTCGAAAGGGTTACCTCTTCGGGGACGGTTGGTGCAGGACTAGGGTCAACCACTACCGGTGCCAGCACAGTTGCCAGCACAGTCTCCTCGACAGACTTCTCAACTACCACAGCGACAGCAATATCTGGATTAAGCGAAGAGCGAACTATCGCAAGCAACTCCACTGCGTCGGCATCCGCTTCCAACGATCGGTAA